Proteins co-encoded in one Stenotrophomonas maltophilia genomic window:
- the gpmA gene encoding 2,3-diphosphoglycerate-dependent phosphoglycerate mutase, translated as MTRKLVLLRHGQSQWNLDNRFTGWVDVDLTEQGRREAAAAGRLMREEGLQFDVAHTSVLKRAIHTLQGALAELEQDWLPVNKSWRLNERHYGGLQGLDKAETAAKHGEEQVKVWRRSYDIPPPPMELDDPGHPIHDRRYAGLDRNALPGTESLATTLDRVLPYWHDAIAPQLKDGKTVLVTAHGNSLRALYKYLNNVSREEILELNIPTGIPLLFELNDDLTVQSFRYLGDPEAARKAAEAVANQGKAK; from the coding sequence GTGACCCGTAAACTCGTACTGTTGCGCCATGGCCAGAGCCAGTGGAACCTGGACAATCGCTTCACCGGCTGGGTCGATGTCGACCTGACCGAGCAGGGGCGCCGGGAAGCGGCCGCCGCCGGCCGCCTGATGCGCGAGGAAGGCCTGCAGTTCGACGTCGCCCACACTTCGGTGCTCAAGCGCGCCATCCACACCCTGCAGGGGGCGCTGGCCGAGCTGGAGCAGGACTGGCTGCCGGTGAACAAGTCCTGGCGCCTCAACGAGCGCCACTACGGCGGCCTGCAGGGCCTGGACAAGGCCGAGACCGCCGCCAAGCATGGCGAAGAGCAGGTCAAGGTGTGGCGCCGTTCGTACGACATTCCGCCGCCGCCGATGGAGCTGGACGATCCGGGCCACCCGATCCATGACCGCCGCTACGCCGGTCTGGACCGCAACGCTCTGCCGGGCACCGAATCGCTGGCCACCACCCTGGACCGCGTGCTGCCGTACTGGCACGACGCCATCGCGCCGCAGTTGAAGGACGGCAAGACCGTGCTGGTCACCGCCCACGGCAACTCGCTGCGCGCGCTGTACAAGTACCTCAACAACGTCTCGCGCGAGGAGATCCTCGAGCTGAACATCCCGACCGGCATTCCGCTGCTGTTCGAACTGAACGACGACCTGACCGTGCAGTCGTTCCGCTACCTGGGTGACCCGGAAGCGGCGCGCAAGGCCGCCGAAGCCGTGGCCAACCAGGGCAAGGCGAAGTAA
- the nfi gene encoding deoxyribonuclease V (cleaves DNA at apurinic or apyrimidinic sites) yields the protein MNTVIDPGRWEGSVAAARAQQLQLAARVERQDRLPRTVRWLAGLDVGFEDNGATTRAAAVLLDATSLQPVAQEIARIPTVMPYIPGLLSFRELPALLAALALLPRVPDLVFVDGHGISHPRRLGVAAHLGVVTDLPSIGVAKSKLVGRFVEPGTEAGAHAPLLDGDEQLGWVLRSKLRCKPLFVAGGHRVSADTALDWVRRTLRGYRLPEPTRLADRLASRRDE from the coding sequence ATGAATACGGTGATCGACCCAGGGCGCTGGGAAGGCAGCGTCGCTGCTGCCCGCGCGCAACAACTGCAACTGGCCGCCCGCGTGGAGCGCCAGGACCGCCTGCCCCGCACCGTGCGCTGGCTGGCCGGGCTGGATGTCGGCTTCGAGGACAACGGTGCCACCACACGCGCTGCGGCGGTGCTGCTGGATGCGACGTCGCTGCAGCCCGTAGCGCAGGAAATCGCGCGCATTCCCACGGTGATGCCGTACATCCCCGGCCTGCTCAGCTTCCGCGAACTGCCGGCACTGCTGGCCGCGCTCGCGCTGCTGCCGCGCGTGCCGGACCTGGTGTTCGTCGATGGCCACGGCATCAGCCATCCGCGCCGGTTGGGCGTGGCCGCGCACCTGGGCGTGGTCACCGACCTGCCCAGCATCGGCGTGGCCAAGTCGAAACTGGTGGGGCGCTTCGTCGAGCCGGGCACCGAGGCCGGCGCGCATGCACCGCTGCTGGACGGCGATGAACAACTGGGCTGGGTGTTGCGCAGCAAGCTGCGGTGCAAGCCGCTGTTCGTGGCCGGCGGCCATCGGGTCAGTGCCGATACCGCGCTGGACTGGGTGCGGCGCACGCTGCGTGGCTATCGCCTGCCGGAGCCGACCCGGTTGGCGGACCGGCTGGCGTCCCGACGGGACGAATGA
- a CDS encoding cation diffusion facilitator family transporter, translating into MGHDHDHLPSQIRHEKPLWWALGLTSTFLVVEVVGAFWTNSLALLSDAAHMATDALALMIALVAVRLSRRPPDARRTYGYARLEALGAMINGAMLFVVAAYILLEAVGRFRQPQEIASTGMLVIAAAGLVINLISMRLLQAGSGESLNVKGAYLEVWADMLGSVAVIAGAILIQLTGWKPIDPILAVLIGLWVLPRTYVLMREAINVLLEGVPKGMDVAKVRDSLSGHAAVMDVHDLHVWALASSTPALTAHIVMRDGTDADALRRELGGRLHDDFGIEHVTLQIEADHCGEACGEPAPVKGGEHEGHEDHDHGEDAQGHRGHVHR; encoded by the coding sequence ATGGGCCACGACCACGATCACCTGCCATCCCAGATCCGCCACGAGAAACCTCTGTGGTGGGCGCTTGGCCTGACGTCCACCTTCCTCGTCGTCGAAGTGGTGGGCGCGTTCTGGACCAACAGCCTGGCGCTGCTGTCCGACGCGGCACACATGGCCACCGACGCGCTGGCCTTGATGATCGCGCTGGTGGCGGTGCGGCTGAGCCGGCGCCCGCCGGATGCACGGCGTACCTATGGCTATGCACGCCTGGAAGCACTGGGCGCCATGATCAACGGCGCGATGCTGTTCGTGGTCGCGGCCTACATCCTGTTGGAAGCGGTTGGACGTTTCCGCCAACCGCAGGAGATCGCCTCCACCGGCATGCTGGTCATTGCCGCCGCCGGCCTGGTCATCAATCTGATCTCGATGCGCCTGCTGCAGGCCGGCAGTGGCGAGAGCCTCAACGTGAAGGGCGCGTACCTGGAAGTGTGGGCCGACATGCTGGGCTCGGTGGCGGTGATCGCCGGCGCCATCCTGATCCAGCTGACCGGCTGGAAGCCGATCGACCCGATCCTGGCGGTACTGATCGGTCTGTGGGTATTGCCGCGCACCTACGTGCTGATGCGCGAGGCGATCAACGTGCTGCTGGAGGGCGTGCCCAAGGGCATGGACGTGGCCAAGGTGCGCGACAGCCTGTCCGGCCATGCGGCGGTGATGGACGTGCATGACCTGCACGTGTGGGCGCTGGCCTCCAGCACGCCGGCGCTGACCGCGCACATCGTGATGCGTGACGGCACCGACGCCGATGCGCTGCGCCGTGAGTTGGGGGGGCGCCTGCATGATGATTTCGGTATCGAGCATGTGACGTTGCAGATCGAGGCCGACCATTGCGGCGAAGCCTGCGGTGAGCCGGCACCGGTGAAGGGCGGCGAGCACGAGGGCCATGAAGATCATGATCATGGCGAAGACGCACAAGGGCATCGCGGTCACGTGCATCGTTGA
- a CDS encoding TonB-dependent siderophore receptor: protein MSPAVVLSPRPLALAVAALLAGSALSARAETDATDIDTVHVTASQIARQALGTSTITAEDIARRPPANDIAELLRTMPGVNLTGNSASGQYGNNRQIDLRGMGPENTLILVDGKRIGARDAVRMGRSGERNTRGDTNWVPAEMIERIEVLRGPAAARYGSGASGGVVNIITKRPTGDLTGAVDLYGLVPEHSAEGGSERVGLQLSGPMTDTLSFRLYGNLNKTDADSLDLNRQYATNPSAVPPAGREGVKNRDVNALLRWDVTSNQVVEFEAGTSRQGNIYAGDRAVSTTGTSTGVDLAALAEGEAETNRMYRNTGAITHRGRWGDVTSRLTAAVEAVNNSRINEGLAGGPEGSFNGSDWSTSRLRNYQLDGEVSFPTTLGGAENVWTLGFEYLDSRLTDPYSMSQSSSSGGGFPGLSADRARGKADAQTTAVFVEDNIYLGERWIVTPGLRFDHHSQFGNNTSPSLNAQFRINGDWVVKGGIARAFKAPNLYQSNPDYLYYTRGNGCPNALPSLGAGCYMRGNADLKAETSLNKELGIEWAPQSGWQASLTYFHNDYKDKIQAGYDQIGLTADGRGRIFRWENAPKAIVQGLEGNLVIPLLGEQGSRLKWSNNFTYMVENENKTTRQPLSVIPKYTINTMLDWQATDKLSLLLTGTFYGRQEPATTNINNDPRCTGTCDPSVALQDRGAYNIWGVSARYKVTETVSFGFGVNNLADKRLFREANSSDAGAATYNEPGRAYWASLRFGF, encoded by the coding sequence ATGTCCCCTGCCGTTGTCCTTTCGCCGCGCCCGCTGGCGCTCGCCGTTGCTGCGCTGCTGGCCGGCAGCGCCCTGTCCGCCCGCGCCGAGACCGATGCCACCGATATCGATACGGTGCATGTCACCGCCTCGCAGATCGCACGTCAGGCGCTGGGTACCTCGACCATCACCGCCGAGGACATCGCCAGGCGGCCGCCGGCCAATGACATCGCCGAGCTGCTGCGCACCATGCCTGGCGTCAACCTGACCGGCAACAGCGCTTCCGGCCAGTACGGCAACAACCGCCAGATCGACCTGCGTGGCATGGGCCCGGAAAATACCCTGATCCTGGTTGACGGCAAGCGCATTGGCGCCCGCGATGCAGTACGCATGGGCCGCAGCGGCGAGCGCAACACGCGCGGCGACACCAACTGGGTGCCGGCAGAGATGATCGAGCGCATCGAAGTGCTGCGCGGCCCGGCCGCGGCTCGCTACGGTTCCGGTGCCTCGGGCGGCGTGGTCAACATCATCACCAAGCGCCCGACCGGCGACCTGACCGGTGCGGTCGACCTGTACGGCCTGGTGCCCGAGCACAGCGCTGAAGGCGGCAGTGAGCGCGTCGGCCTGCAGCTGAGTGGGCCGATGACCGATACGCTGTCGTTCCGCCTGTACGGCAACCTCAACAAGACCGACGCCGACTCGCTGGACCTCAACCGCCAGTACGCCACCAACCCGAGCGCAGTGCCGCCGGCCGGCCGCGAGGGCGTCAAGAACCGTGACGTCAACGCGCTGCTGCGCTGGGACGTGACCTCCAACCAGGTGGTCGAGTTCGAAGCCGGTACAAGCCGCCAGGGCAACATCTACGCCGGCGACCGCGCGGTCAGCACCACCGGTACCTCCACCGGGGTTGACCTGGCGGCGCTGGCCGAGGGCGAGGCCGAGACCAACCGGATGTACCGCAACACCGGCGCGATCACCCATCGCGGCCGCTGGGGCGATGTCACCTCGCGGCTGACCGCTGCGGTGGAAGCGGTGAACAATTCGCGCATCAACGAAGGCCTGGCCGGTGGCCCGGAAGGCAGCTTCAACGGCAGCGACTGGTCGACCTCACGCCTGCGCAACTACCAGCTCGATGGCGAAGTGAGTTTCCCGACCACGCTGGGCGGCGCCGAGAATGTCTGGACGCTGGGCTTTGAATACCTCGACAGTCGTTTGACCGACCCGTACTCGATGAGCCAGTCCAGCAGCAGCGGTGGTGGCTTCCCCGGGCTGTCAGCCGACCGCGCGCGCGGCAAGGCCGATGCGCAGACCACCGCGGTGTTCGTAGAAGACAACATCTACCTTGGCGAGCGCTGGATCGTTACCCCGGGCCTGCGCTTCGACCACCACAGCCAGTTCGGCAACAACACCAGCCCCAGCCTCAATGCGCAGTTCCGCATCAACGGCGACTGGGTGGTGAAGGGCGGCATCGCGCGTGCATTCAAGGCACCGAACCTGTACCAGTCCAATCCGGACTACCTGTACTACACCCGCGGCAACGGCTGCCCGAATGCACTGCCGAGCCTGGGTGCAGGCTGCTACATGCGCGGCAATGCCGACCTGAAGGCGGAAACCAGCCTGAACAAGGAGCTGGGCATCGAGTGGGCGCCGCAGAGCGGCTGGCAGGCGTCGTTGACCTACTTCCACAACGACTACAAGGACAAGATCCAGGCCGGCTACGACCAGATCGGTCTGACCGCCGATGGCCGCGGCCGCATCTTCCGCTGGGAGAACGCGCCGAAGGCGATCGTGCAGGGGCTGGAAGGCAACCTGGTGATTCCGCTGCTGGGCGAGCAGGGCAGCCGCCTGAAGTGGAGCAACAACTTCACCTACATGGTCGAGAACGAGAACAAGACCACGCGCCAGCCGTTGTCGGTGATCCCGAAGTACACGATCAACACCATGCTGGACTGGCAGGCCACCGACAAGTTGTCGCTGCTGCTGACCGGCACGTTCTATGGCAGGCAGGAACCGGCCACCACCAACATCAACAACGACCCGCGCTGCACCGGTACGTGCGATCCGTCGGTGGCGCTGCAGGACCGTGGCGCCTACAACATCTGGGGCGTGAGCGCGCGCTACAAGGTGACCGAAACGGTCAGCTTCGGCTTTGGCGTGAACAACCTGGCCGACAAGCGCCTGTTCCGCGAGGCCAACAGCAGCGATGCCGGTGCGGCGACCTACAACGAACCGGGCCGTGCTTACTGGGCCAGCCTGCGCTTCGGGTTCTGA
- a CDS encoding GGDEF domain-containing protein, whose product METPQLDDASQPLAEAWQHCLQQAGPAATALLRDASADAPPALAQRFYEVLLQDGRARRFLSHEQVKQRLQPAMQRWLVQLLTTDADGIASTVAAQRVIGDVHARVGIPVDLVTRGARVLKHELFVRLRDDAPDSATAFAAIDCLSAIMDIAMEGMTLAYTHARERSTRADAAYRLFSLVQNVSTERERQRALLLDWENALLYALAGHVQGSDSASLATSEFGLWFTHKGIPSFGESSETQQVGRLMARIDTCLQHAAMDAPAQRLAVLPSIRQDLASIRTLMTLLFERIGELDAGSDALTNLLNRRFLPTVLRREIELATRNRTPFSLLLLDLDHFKAINDGHGHDAGDRALQHVAGLLGQLTRGSDYLFRYGGEEFVVVLVAASESQAEVIAESLRRQIAQSPVVLANGQVLELTASIGVAGHDGHPDYERLMSRADAAMYAAKRGGRNRVVVASDALQDAPGRRALQR is encoded by the coding sequence GTGGAAACACCCCAACTGGACGACGCCAGCCAGCCGCTGGCCGAGGCGTGGCAACACTGCCTGCAGCAGGCCGGGCCGGCAGCCACCGCGCTGCTGCGCGATGCCTCCGCCGATGCACCACCGGCGCTGGCCCAGCGCTTCTATGAGGTGCTGCTGCAGGATGGTCGCGCGCGCCGCTTCCTGTCCCACGAGCAGGTCAAACAGCGCCTGCAGCCGGCCATGCAGCGCTGGCTGGTGCAGTTGCTGACCACCGATGCCGACGGCATCGCCAGCACGGTGGCCGCGCAGCGGGTGATCGGCGACGTGCATGCACGGGTCGGCATTCCGGTCGATCTGGTCACGCGCGGTGCGCGAGTGCTCAAGCACGAACTGTTCGTGCGCCTGCGCGACGATGCGCCGGACAGCGCCACCGCCTTCGCCGCCATCGACTGCCTCAGCGCGATCATGGACATCGCCATGGAAGGCATGACCCTGGCCTACACCCATGCGCGCGAGCGCTCCACCCGGGCCGATGCTGCCTACCGGCTGTTTTCACTGGTGCAGAATGTCAGCACCGAACGCGAGCGCCAGCGTGCACTGCTGCTGGACTGGGAAAACGCCCTGCTCTACGCGTTGGCCGGCCACGTGCAGGGTAGCGACAGTGCCAGCCTGGCCACCTCCGAATTCGGCCTGTGGTTCACCCACAAGGGCATTCCCAGCTTCGGCGAAAGCAGCGAGACCCAACAGGTCGGCCGCTTGATGGCGCGTATCGACACGTGCCTGCAGCACGCGGCGATGGATGCTCCCGCGCAGCGCTTGGCAGTGCTGCCGTCGATCCGTCAAGACCTGGCCAGCATCCGCACCCTGATGACGCTGCTGTTCGAGCGTATCGGCGAACTCGATGCCGGCAGCGACGCATTGACCAACCTGCTCAACCGCCGCTTCCTGCCCACCGTGCTGCGCCGGGAAATCGAGTTGGCCACGCGCAACCGCACGCCGTTCTCGTTGCTGCTGCTCGACCTGGACCACTTCAAGGCGATCAATGACGGCCATGGCCACGACGCCGGCGACCGCGCGTTGCAGCATGTGGCCGGCCTGCTCGGCCAGCTCACGCGCGGCAGTGACTACCTGTTCCGCTATGGCGGCGAAGAGTTCGTGGTGGTGCTGGTCGCGGCCAGCGAATCGCAGGCCGAGGTGATTGCCGAAAGCCTGCGGCGGCAGATTGCGCAGTCGCCGGTGGTCCTGGCCAACGGGCAGGTGCTGGAACTGACCGCCAGCATCGGCGTAGCCGGCCACGACGGGCACCCCGACTACGAACGCCTGATGTCGCGCGCCGATGCCGCGATGTACGCGGCCAAGCGCGGCGGCCGCAACCGTGTGGTGGTGGCCAGCGATGCGTTGCAGGACGCGCCGGGGCGGCGTGCATTGCAGCGCTGA
- a CDS encoding MFS transporter: protein MSLAPIPRSLLVLLAVAAGASVANVYYAQPLLEQLAHAFALDRAVAGAVVSATQAGSVLALLGLLPLADRGDRRRLLRFQLVALVLALLWLAASGTAAWLLSGMLLAGLLGTALTQGLIAYTATLAPPEQRGRVVGTVQGGVFIGLLLARVLSGAVASALGWRAVYLLSAMVMVALAVLLWQRLPAVPVPVVPPRWRELLDSMLGMLRNDRTLRERGPLALLLFAGLNVFWAAVPLPLSAPPLHWSTAAIGALGLAGVVGALLAARVGHWMDRGFAHRVSVGALTLMLVAWWPLLGLPRSLVLLLLGVVVLDLGGQALHVANQALLLRAPAEQHGRLVALYMLFYAMGSGAGAAAGTWMQARHGWPTVCLLGAGIALVALLWWVAALRVSADARTGSAGCR, encoded by the coding sequence ATGAGTCTCGCCCCGATACCCCGCTCCCTGCTGGTCCTGCTCGCGGTCGCCGCCGGCGCCAGCGTCGCCAACGTCTACTATGCGCAGCCGCTGCTGGAGCAGCTCGCGCACGCCTTCGCGCTGGACCGGGCGGTGGCGGGTGCGGTGGTGTCTGCCACCCAGGCCGGCAGCGTGCTGGCGCTGCTGGGCCTGCTGCCGCTGGCCGATCGTGGTGACCGTCGACGCCTGCTGCGGTTTCAGCTGGTGGCACTGGTGCTGGCGTTGCTGTGGCTTGCTGCGTCAGGCACGGCGGCCTGGTTGTTGTCGGGCATGCTGCTGGCCGGCTTGCTGGGCACGGCGCTGACCCAAGGGCTGATCGCCTACACAGCCACGCTGGCACCGCCCGAGCAGCGGGGGCGCGTGGTGGGCACCGTGCAGGGTGGGGTGTTCATCGGCCTGCTGCTCGCGCGTGTGCTATCGGGGGCAGTCGCGTCTGCGCTGGGCTGGCGCGCGGTCTATCTGCTGTCGGCGATGGTGATGGTGGCCTTGGCGGTGCTGTTGTGGCAGCGCCTGCCCGCCGTGCCGGTGCCGGTGGTTCCCCCGCGCTGGCGCGAACTGCTGGATTCGATGCTGGGCATGCTGCGCAACGACCGGACCCTGCGTGAGCGCGGTCCGTTGGCGCTGTTGCTGTTTGCCGGGCTCAATGTGTTCTGGGCGGCGGTACCGCTGCCGCTGTCGGCTCCGCCGTTGCACTGGTCGACCGCGGCCATCGGTGCACTGGGCCTGGCGGGCGTGGTGGGGGCGCTGCTGGCGGCGCGGGTCGGGCATTGGATGGATCGTGGCTTCGCGCATCGGGTCAGCGTCGGTGCGCTGACGTTGATGCTGGTTGCCTGGTGGCCACTGCTGGGCTTGCCGCGTTCGCTGGTGCTGTTGTTGCTGGGCGTGGTGGTTCTGGATCTGGGCGGACAGGCGCTGCACGTCGCCAATCAGGCCCTGCTGCTGCGTGCACCGGCGGAACAGCACGGTCGCCTGGTGGCGCTGTACATGTTGTTCTATGCGATGGGCAGCGGTGCCGGTGCGGCGGCCGGAACCTGGATGCAGGCCCGTCACGGCTGGCCGACGGTGTGCCTGCTGGGCGCGGGCATCGCCTTGGTGGCGCTGCTGTGGTGGGTGGCAGCGCTCAGGGTATCGGCGGACGCACGAACCGGCAGCGCCGGCTGCCGGTAG
- a CDS encoding winged helix-turn-helix transcriptional regulator, whose translation MHADSPCPVARSADLLGDRWALLVIRDAFDGITRFGDFQRSLGAARNILSDRLRRLVEAGILQLQPASDGSAYQQYVLTAAGQELFPLLVALRQWGERHRFAAGEAHSQLIESSTRRPLPYMQPRGRGGQPLQAAATRVRKLKDEGRDI comes from the coding sequence ATGCACGCCGACAGCCCCTGCCCCGTCGCCCGCAGTGCCGACCTGCTCGGTGACCGCTGGGCGTTGCTGGTGATCCGCGATGCCTTCGATGGCATCACCCGCTTCGGCGACTTCCAGCGCAGCCTCGGCGCCGCGCGCAACATCCTCAGCGACCGCCTGCGCCGGCTGGTCGAGGCGGGCATCCTGCAGCTGCAGCCGGCCTCCGATGGTTCGGCCTACCAGCAATACGTGCTCACCGCCGCCGGCCAGGAGCTGTTCCCGCTGCTGGTCGCGCTGCGCCAGTGGGGCGAACGGCATCGCTTCGCTGCCGGTGAGGCTCATTCGCAGCTGATCGAATCGAGCACGCGCCGTCCGCTGCCCTACATGCAGCCGCGTGGGCGCGGCGGCCAACCTCTGCAGGCGGCGGCCACCCGCGTGCGCAAGCTCAAGGACGAGGGGCGTGATATCTGA
- a CDS encoding metallophosphoesterase, whose protein sequence is MSRYRRSLLIALLPLLACAAGATQAREVAAPADHVQADGPYVFRDGQQLKAKWICADKVESRALPINATGTDIAPRCGYEHTLHVAAPNAPSVSVLPAVPRIVALSDIHGQYGLLVRLLRANKVIDAQDRWALGTDTLVIAGDVFDRGPQVTEAFWLLYGLQQQAAAAGGAVHFVLGNHETMVLYDDLRYVNPKYLRSAQLLGRSYPQLYGADSVIGQWLRTRPVLLKIGDTLFLHGGISPEAVELALDPARTNAAYQATLGLPKAEVKADPATAPLYDGKTSPIWYRGYFDGRLDTAGVQSVLDRLQLKRIVVGHTSMPHVSSFHGDRVIAIDSSIKNGENGELLFIENGTLSRGLLDGSRVPLAQGEPGLQD, encoded by the coding sequence ATGTCGCGCTATCGCCGTTCGCTGTTGATCGCCCTTTTGCCCCTGCTGGCCTGTGCTGCTGGAGCCACGCAGGCCCGCGAGGTCGCCGCGCCCGCTGACCATGTACAGGCCGATGGCCCGTACGTGTTCCGCGACGGCCAGCAGCTGAAGGCGAAATGGATCTGCGCGGACAAGGTCGAGTCGCGCGCGCTGCCGATCAACGCGACGGGCACCGATATCGCGCCGCGCTGCGGCTACGAACACACCTTGCATGTCGCAGCACCAAATGCACCGTCGGTCTCCGTGCTACCGGCGGTACCGCGCATCGTTGCCCTGTCCGATATCCACGGGCAGTACGGCCTGCTGGTACGCCTGCTGCGCGCCAACAAGGTGATCGATGCGCAGGACCGCTGGGCGCTGGGCACCGACACCCTGGTCATCGCCGGCGATGTGTTCGACCGCGGCCCGCAGGTCACCGAAGCGTTCTGGCTGCTGTACGGCCTGCAGCAGCAGGCGGCCGCTGCCGGTGGCGCGGTGCACTTCGTGCTGGGCAACCACGAGACCATGGTGCTGTACGACGACCTGCGCTACGTCAATCCGAAGTACCTGCGCAGCGCCCAGCTGCTCGGCCGCAGCTACCCGCAGCTGTATGGCGCCGATTCGGTGATCGGCCAGTGGCTGCGCACGCGGCCGGTGCTGCTGAAGATCGGCGACACGCTGTTCCTGCACGGCGGCATCTCACCCGAGGCGGTGGAACTGGCACTGGACCCGGCGCGCACCAACGCGGCCTACCAGGCCACGCTGGGCCTACCCAAGGCCGAGGTGAAGGCCGACCCGGCCACCGCGCCGCTGTATGACGGCAAGACCAGCCCGATCTGGTACCGCGGCTACTTCGATGGCCGCCTCGACACCGCAGGGGTACAGAGCGTGCTCGACCGCCTGCAGCTCAAGCGCATCGTGGTCGGCCATACCTCGATGCCGCACGTCAGCAGCTTCCACGGCGACCGCGTGATCGCCATCGACAGCAGCATCAAGAATGGCGAGAACGGCGAACTGCTGTTCATCGAGAATGGCACGCTCAGCCGTGGCCTGCTGGACGGCTCGCGGGTCCCGTTGGCACAGGGTGAGCCCGGCCTGCAGGACTGA
- a CDS encoding response regulator, whose protein sequence is MRVLIAEDDPDIASGLCASLRRQGHVVDHVDNGAHADAALGSTQYALLVLDLGLPQLDGRDVLQRLRQRGDGLAVLVVTARDGLAERVRVLDLGADDYLVKPFALDEFEARVRAQLRRVTSNGNPDLRIGRLRLDLAGHRVWIDDQSLELTAREFGLLSALAVRAERIVSRAQLVEALCDWGQDLTDNGLDIALHRLRRKLQPGGMGIRTVRGLGYMLEDTQDENTP, encoded by the coding sequence ATGCGCGTACTGATTGCTGAAGACGACCCGGACATCGCCTCCGGCCTGTGCGCCTCGCTGCGCCGGCAGGGCCATGTAGTCGACCACGTCGACAACGGCGCGCATGCCGACGCCGCGCTGGGTTCAACCCAGTACGCCCTGCTGGTACTGGACCTGGGCCTGCCACAGCTGGACGGCCGCGATGTGCTGCAGCGCCTGCGCCAGCGCGGCGACGGCCTGGCCGTACTGGTGGTGACCGCACGTGATGGCCTGGCCGAACGCGTGCGCGTACTCGATCTGGGCGCCGACGATTACCTGGTCAAGCCATTCGCACTGGACGAATTCGAAGCGCGTGTGCGCGCACAGTTGCGCCGGGTCACCAGCAACGGCAACCCGGACCTGCGCATCGGCCGCCTGCGCCTGGACCTGGCCGGGCACCGGGTGTGGATCGACGACCAGTCGTTGGAACTGACCGCGCGCGAGTTTGGACTGCTGTCGGCGCTGGCGGTACGCGCCGAGCGCATCGTGTCGCGCGCGCAGCTGGTGGAAGCGCTGTGCGACTGGGGCCAGGACCTGACCGACAACGGCCTGGACATCGCCCTGCACCGCCTGCGCCGCAAGCTGCAGCCCGGCGGCATGGGCATCCGCACCGTGCGTGGGCTGGGCTACATGCTGGAAGACACGCAGGACGAAAATACGCCGTGA